In Dyadobacter sp. NIV53, a single window of DNA contains:
- a CDS encoding dihydrodipicolinate synthase family protein translates to MNKELWQGIFPALVTPFTAEDTIDFDLFDKNLQAQVEAGISGVIVAGSLGEASTLTTEEKFELVKYAKKSLPAGMPVVLCIAEQSTAVAVNIAKQAESNGADGLMVLPPMRYKADDDETVAYFTTIANSTVLPLMIYNNPVDYKIEVTLSMFEELAKIPNIHAIKESTRDVSNVTRLFNRFGDRFRIFCGVDTLIMEEVMLGADGVVGGLVDAFPKETVAIFNLIKAGQYKEAVSIYRWYLPLLELDIHPKLVQNIKLAAAQVGISSEYVRAPRMVLTGTEREKVLAIINKAIETQPVLSDYLNLTNEASLA, encoded by the coding sequence ATGAACAAAGAACTATGGCAGGGCATTTTTCCTGCATTGGTAACGCCATTTACAGCAGAGGATACAATTGATTTTGATCTTTTTGATAAGAATTTACAGGCTCAGGTTGAAGCCGGGATTTCCGGTGTCATTGTAGCAGGTTCGCTTGGAGAAGCCAGCACACTGACAACTGAGGAAAAGTTTGAACTGGTAAAATATGCTAAAAAATCACTTCCAGCTGGTATGCCGGTTGTATTGTGTATCGCTGAACAGTCGACAGCCGTTGCAGTTAACATTGCAAAACAGGCAGAATCCAATGGTGCGGACGGACTGATGGTGCTTCCTCCAATGCGTTACAAAGCAGATGATGATGAAACCGTTGCTTATTTTACAACTATTGCCAACAGTACGGTTTTGCCATTGATGATCTATAATAATCCAGTGGATTACAAGATTGAAGTGACACTCAGCATGTTTGAAGAACTGGCGAAAATCCCAAATATTCATGCTATTAAAGAATCGACCCGTGATGTAAGCAATGTAACGCGTTTGTTTAATCGTTTTGGAGACCGCTTCAGGATTTTCTGTGGTGTTGATACACTCATCATGGAAGAAGTTATGTTGGGTGCAGATGGTGTTGTGGGTGGTTTGGTGGATGCATTTCCAAAAGAAACCGTAGCAATTTTTAATTTGATCAAAGCCGGCCAATATAAAGAAGCAGTGAGTATTTACCGCTGGTATCTGCCATTGCTGGAACTCGATATTCATCCAAAACTGGTTCAGAATATTAAACTGGCAGCTGCACAGGTAGGAATCAGTTCGGAATATGTAAGAGCACCACGTATGGTTCTGACAGGTACTGAAAGAGAAAAAGTACTGGCCATTATCAATAAAGCAATTGAAACGCAACCCGTTTTGTCGGACTATTTAAATCTGACAAATGAAGCTTCTTTAGCATAA
- a CDS encoding APC family permease: MSQESTVDTTAETTSFKPSLGLVDATMLVAGSMIGSGIFIVSADITRNTGSVGWLMFVWAITGFMTLTAALSYGELSAMFPKAGGQYVYLKEAYNPLISFLYGWSFFTVIQTATIAAVAVAFAKFTAYLLPMFSEDLVAINLGFLQISPAQLLSLVLIILLTFINTRGVNSGKIIQTTFTLTKLLSLLGLIVFGLIFMVPEIWNTNWDASAMWDLHKLNVDGSIESYTTIAAFGAIAASMVGSIFSSDSWNNVTFIAGEIKNPQRNIGLSLALGTIIVTVIYLLTNVMYTGVLSLQEIASADKDRVAVSASHVIFGSAGTIIIAVMIMISTFGCNNGLIMSGARVYYSMAKDGLFFKKVGVLNKNSVPEFGLWIQCVIACLWSLSGKYGNLLDMISFVVVVFYMLTIVGIFILRKKRPDAPRPYKAFGYPFLPIIYIVMGIAFCVLLIIYKPEYTWPGLIIVLLGIPVYYLIAKKEIAA, encoded by the coding sequence ATGTCACAAGAAAGTACCGTAGATACGACTGCCGAAACTACATCATTTAAACCCTCATTAGGGCTGGTCGATGCCACGATGCTCGTCGCCGGAAGTATGATCGGCTCGGGGATATTTATCGTGAGCGCCGATATTACCAGAAATACAGGAAGCGTAGGCTGGCTCATGTTTGTATGGGCCATTACAGGTTTTATGACACTCACGGCCGCATTGAGTTACGGTGAATTAAGCGCTATGTTTCCAAAGGCCGGCGGACAATATGTGTATCTGAAAGAGGCCTATAATCCGTTAATCAGCTTTTTGTACGGATGGAGCTTCTTCACTGTTATTCAAACCGCAACGATTGCAGCCGTCGCCGTAGCTTTTGCCAAATTTACGGCCTATCTCTTACCCATGTTCAGTGAAGATCTGGTGGCAATCAATCTTGGTTTTCTTCAAATATCTCCTGCACAATTACTATCACTGGTCCTCATTATCCTTCTGACGTTTATTAATACACGTGGCGTTAACAGCGGCAAAATTATCCAGACTACTTTCACCTTAACCAAGCTTTTAAGTCTTCTTGGCCTTATCGTTTTCGGACTGATTTTTATGGTTCCTGAAATATGGAATACCAATTGGGACGCATCTGCCATGTGGGACCTGCACAAACTGAATGTCGATGGCAGTATTGAATCCTATACTACTATTGCTGCTTTTGGCGCCATTGCGGCTTCCATGGTAGGTTCTATTTTCAGCAGCGATTCCTGGAATAATGTGACTTTTATTGCCGGAGAAATTAAGAATCCGCAACGTAATATCGGGTTGAGCCTTGCCTTAGGAACCATCATCGTGACGGTTATCTATTTGTTGACCAATGTCATGTATACCGGCGTTTTGTCTTTACAGGAAATCGCATCCGCAGATAAGGATCGCGTGGCAGTCAGTGCATCACATGTCATTTTCGGAAGTGCCGGAACGATCATAATCGCAGTTATGATCATGATTTCTACATTTGGCTGTAACAATGGGCTGATTATGTCAGGAGCAAGGGTATATTATTCCATGGCTAAAGACGGTTTATTCTTCAAAAAGGTAGGTGTTTTAAATAAAAATTCCGTTCCTGAATTCGGTTTGTGGATTCAATGCGTGATTGCATGTTTGTGGAGCCTGAGCGGGAAATATGGAAATTTGCTGGACATGATCTCTTTCGTTGTAGTTGTATTTTATATGCTTACTATCGTCGGTATTTTTATACTCCGCAAGAAAAGGCCGGATGCACCAAGACCTTATAAAGCTTTCGGGTATCCTTTCCTGCCAATTATTTACATTGTAATGGGCATCGCATTCTGTGTATTGCTGATCATTTATAAGCCGGAATATACCTGGCCCGGCTTGATCATTGTATTACTTGGGATTCCGGTTTATTATTTGATTGCTAAGAAAGAAATTGCCGCTTAG
- a CDS encoding aldehyde dehydrogenase (NADP(+)), which translates to MNISKEGIENILQKAQEAFVAIGKFGLKKRVTFMRNVAAEIEALGPELITTAQQESHLPEGRLVGEKGRTIFQWRSYADAVERGDSLDASIDTANTERTPPKPDIRKTNVGLGPVTVFGASNFPFAFSTAGGDTASAIAAGCPVIVKAHPGHPKTSQIMADAISRAVEKSGFPEGTFSHVYCETNEEAQLLVSDPIIKAVGFTGSYRGGMALVEVANKRKEPIPVYAEMGSINPVFLLPGKLKTSAGELAKQYAGSLTLGVGQFCTNPGLLIGTDGEDLDGFIEVLNEEIKKAAPAYMLHTGIAKAYTENRQKLVSQSGVDILAVATVEAEEGQGAATVASVSGIDFLINNALQEEVFGPFALIVKCKNADEVIAVASKLHGQLTATLLATNEDLAESEELVSVIQNICGRIIFNNFPTGVEVCKSMHHGGPFPSSSNSQYTSVGADSIRRFVRPLSFQNWPDEFLPDELKNDNPLNIWRTVDNELTK; encoded by the coding sequence ATGAATATTTCAAAAGAAGGAATAGAAAATATATTGCAGAAAGCACAGGAAGCATTTGTTGCTATCGGGAAATTCGGTCTAAAGAAAAGGGTAACTTTCATGCGGAATGTGGCTGCTGAAATTGAGGCACTCGGGCCGGAGTTAATTACCACTGCACAGCAAGAATCACATTTGCCTGAGGGGCGCCTGGTTGGTGAAAAAGGAAGGACTATTTTTCAATGGAGAAGTTATGCGGATGCAGTAGAGCGAGGCGATTCCTTGGATGCAAGTATTGACACAGCCAATACAGAACGTACGCCGCCAAAACCTGATATCAGAAAAACGAATGTCGGGCTTGGTCCGGTTACTGTTTTTGGAGCGAGCAACTTTCCGTTTGCCTTTTCTACTGCTGGCGGAGATACCGCGAGTGCTATTGCTGCGGGCTGTCCGGTTATTGTAAAAGCACATCCGGGGCATCCCAAAACTTCACAGATCATGGCTGATGCAATAAGCCGTGCGGTTGAGAAAAGTGGTTTTCCGGAAGGGACTTTTTCTCATGTTTATTGTGAAACCAATGAAGAAGCCCAATTATTGGTGAGTGATCCTATTATCAAAGCAGTTGGTTTTACAGGATCTTACCGTGGAGGAATGGCGTTGGTAGAAGTAGCCAACAAGCGTAAAGAGCCAATTCCAGTTTATGCTGAAATGGGAAGCATAAATCCTGTTTTTCTTCTGCCGGGAAAATTGAAAACTTCTGCTGGCGAACTGGCAAAACAATATGCAGGTTCACTGACTTTGGGAGTCGGCCAGTTTTGTACAAATCCCGGTTTGCTGATTGGAACCGATGGAGAAGATCTGGACGGTTTTATTGAGGTTTTAAATGAAGAAATAAAAAAGGCAGCTCCGGCATATATGCTGCATACAGGAATTGCAAAGGCATATACTGAAAATCGTCAAAAGCTGGTTTCGCAATCGGGTGTGGATATTTTGGCGGTTGCCACGGTTGAAGCTGAGGAAGGACAGGGAGCGGCAACTGTGGCTTCTGTAAGCGGAATTGATTTTCTGATCAACAATGCTTTGCAGGAAGAAGTATTCGGCCCCTTTGCTCTGATTGTAAAATGTAAAAATGCGGATGAAGTAATTGCTGTAGCGTCAAAATTACACGGGCAACTGACTGCCACGCTTCTTGCAACGAACGAAGATCTGGCAGAAAGTGAAGAATTGGTTTCAGTCATTCAGAATATATGCGGAAGGATTATTTTTAACAATTTCCCGACCGGTGTTGAGGTTTGTAAATCCATGCATCACGGAGGGCCTTTTCCTTCATCCAGTAACAGTCAGTATACTTCGGTTGGTGCAGATTCGATCAGGCGTTTTGTAAGGCCGCTAAGTTTTCAGAACTGGCCGGATGAATTTTTGCCGGATGAATTAAAAAATGATAATCCGCTGAATATCTGGCGGACAGTTGATAACGAATTGACAAAGTAG
- a CDS encoding DUF3857 domain-containing protein encodes MKIRLVVQSLFAIFCLTLTYPLFGQENFSVATINPLLLADADAVIRLDETYWEIMTKGEGKLRSRLVVTILNEKGEEEHSQLMVGYDKFTKIGSIDGNLYDAAGKLIRKLKNADIEDYGYGGAGDEITDARVKLADFGKKAIHILTLLNTATIPGNAT; translated from the coding sequence ATGAAAATACGTTTGGTTGTTCAAAGCCTCTTTGCAATTTTTTGTTTAACACTAACTTATCCTCTTTTTGGCCAGGAAAATTTTAGTGTTGCCACTATTAATCCTTTACTTCTTGCCGACGCTGACGCAGTGATCCGTCTGGATGAAACCTATTGGGAAATTATGACAAAGGGCGAAGGGAAGCTGCGCTCCCGGCTGGTAGTTACGATCTTAAATGAAAAAGGAGAGGAAGAACATAGCCAGCTCATGGTGGGTTACGACAAGTTTACCAAAATTGGTAGTATAGATGGCAATCTGTATGATGCGGCAGGAAAACTGATCAGAAAACTAAAAAATGCTGATATCGAAGATTACGGGTACGGCGGGGCAGGTGATGAAATTACTGATGCCAGAGTAAAACTGGCTGATTTCGGAAAAAAAGCTATCCATATCCTTACACTATTGAATACAGCTACGATACCAGGGAACGCAACATGA
- a CDS encoding 4-hydroxyproline epimerase, with the protein MDAHTCGNPVRVVAGGGPLLNGNSMMERRLHFLKEFDWIRKGLMFEPRGHDMMSGSILYPPVDPENDIGVLYIETSGCLPMCGHGTIGTVTIAIEEGLVTPKIPGKLRLETPAGLVLVEYVQVGKKVKSVKLINIKSFLAAEELTVECPDLGTLTVDVSYGGNFYAIVDPQENFKGLENYTADQLISWSRVCRKRMNEQYKFVHPENEHINGLSHFLWAGAVLDPASTARNAVFYGDKAIDRSPCGTGTSARMAQWHAKGKLKKGDQFIHESIIGSKFIGTVEDEVSIGDKPAIIPGIEGWAVVTGYNTIFIDDEEDPYAYGFQVI; encoded by the coding sequence ATTGATGCCCATACCTGTGGAAATCCTGTTCGGGTAGTTGCTGGCGGTGGCCCTTTGCTCAATGGAAACAGCATGATGGAGCGCCGCCTTCATTTTTTAAAGGAATTTGACTGGATCAGAAAAGGACTGATGTTTGAACCACGCGGCCATGATATGATGAGTGGAAGCATATTGTATCCACCTGTTGATCCCGAAAATGATATAGGTGTTTTATATATCGAAACCAGCGGCTGTCTGCCCATGTGCGGGCACGGAACGATCGGAACTGTAACCATTGCCATTGAAGAAGGACTGGTAACACCTAAAATTCCAGGAAAATTACGTTTGGAAACGCCTGCCGGACTGGTATTGGTAGAATACGTTCAGGTGGGTAAAAAAGTAAAATCAGTTAAACTGATTAATATAAAATCTTTTCTTGCAGCTGAGGAACTGACAGTAGAATGTCCTGACCTGGGCACACTTACAGTTGATGTTTCCTATGGCGGAAATTTCTATGCTATTGTTGATCCGCAGGAAAATTTCAAAGGATTGGAAAATTATACTGCCGACCAATTGATCAGCTGGAGCAGGGTTTGCCGCAAGCGGATGAACGAACAATACAAATTTGTCCATCCTGAAAACGAACATATCAACGGTTTAAGCCATTTTCTGTGGGCTGGTGCCGTTTTAGATCCGGCATCAACGGCCAGAAACGCGGTTTTTTATGGTGATAAAGCCATCGACAGATCACCATGCGGAACAGGAACTTCTGCAAGAATGGCGCAATGGCATGCAAAGGGCAAACTTAAAAAAGGAGATCAGTTTATTCATGAAAGTATTATAGGCTCCAAATTTATTGGTACTGTTGAGGATGAAGTAAGCATCGGCGACAAACCAGCTATTATTCCCGGAATAGAAGGCTGGGCGGTCGTAACAGGTTATAATACGATTTTCATAGACGACGAAGAAGATCCGTATGCGTACGGGTTTCAGGTAATTTAA
- a CDS encoding transglutaminase-like domain-containing protein, with translation MMFYPRWMPVSNSRTAVEHSVYTIKVPSGFKFRYKEYNGVPPVVKSTDAAGAEIHLWKMDDKPASKPDSYALHPFDFSPMVLASPSDFEIQDYKGNFNSWEDLSKFYYTLNAGRDVLPPATNAEIKALVKDAKTDREKVLLIYKWMQARSRYVSIQLGIGGWQTIDATTVANKGYGDCKALTNFTLAALRQAGITCYGALIKAGDEAKIKPDFPSSQFNHVIACAIVAKDTMWLECTSQTTQANFMGTFTGGRYALLVMPEGGKLVATPGYKPSQNMRKRNSQVKLETTGDGQIEVQTLYTGVRQESRNSILYNSTKEAQKKWLISHVNLPSLELQRFELTEGKGTDPSVTEKLSMNVRSCATKTGTRLFVKPGLLSVPFEMPAATERTTDFYLSLSDYDFTDLDSVSYTIPQGYKLETTLPSFQINSVFGVYESKTIFKDNQLLCSRKVILNGGRYPSKDYTAWIDFLKKIRKADRAQIVFVENKE, from the coding sequence ATGATGTTTTATCCCAGATGGATGCCGGTTTCGAATTCGAGGACAGCCGTTGAACATTCTGTTTACACGATAAAAGTACCTTCCGGGTTTAAATTTCGGTATAAAGAATACAATGGGGTGCCGCCTGTTGTCAAATCAACAGATGCGGCGGGGGCAGAAATACACTTGTGGAAAATGGATGACAAGCCAGCTTCAAAACCAGATTCATACGCTTTGCATCCGTTTGATTTTTCGCCGATGGTACTGGCTTCACCGTCCGATTTTGAAATCCAGGATTACAAGGGAAATTTTAATAGCTGGGAGGATCTGAGTAAGTTTTATTATACTCTAAATGCAGGCAGGGATGTACTTCCACCTGCTACAAATGCTGAAATAAAAGCGCTTGTTAAAGATGCAAAAACGGATCGTGAAAAAGTTTTGCTGATCTATAAATGGATGCAGGCAAGGTCGCGGTATGTAAGTATCCAGCTAGGTATTGGTGGCTGGCAAACCATTGATGCAACTACGGTTGCCAACAAGGGATACGGTGATTGTAAAGCACTGACCAATTTTACCCTGGCGGCTCTCAGGCAGGCCGGGATTACGTGTTACGGGGCATTAATCAAAGCAGGTGATGAAGCAAAAATTAAACCTGATTTTCCAAGCAGCCAGTTCAATCATGTTATTGCATGTGCCATTGTCGCAAAAGACACCATGTGGCTCGAATGTACAAGCCAGACTACCCAGGCAAATTTTATGGGGACATTTACCGGTGGCCGGTATGCTTTGCTGGTAATGCCCGAAGGGGGAAAGCTGGTAGCAACTCCCGGCTACAAACCCAGCCAGAATATGCGTAAAAGAAATAGCCAGGTAAAGTTAGAAACTACGGGAGATGGCCAGATTGAGGTTCAGACCTTATATACAGGGGTACGCCAGGAATCGAGAAACAGTATTTTATACAACAGTACTAAAGAAGCACAAAAGAAATGGCTGATCAGTCACGTTAATTTGCCAAGTTTGGAATTGCAGCGTTTTGAACTAACTGAAGGAAAAGGCACAGACCCGTCTGTTACCGAAAAACTAAGTATGAATGTGCGCAGTTGTGCAACCAAAACAGGTACACGCCTATTCGTAAAACCTGGTTTATTAAGTGTACCGTTTGAGATGCCCGCAGCAACAGAGAGAACTACCGATTTTTATCTTTCTCTGTCCGACTACGATTTTACGGACCTGGATTCCGTTTCATACACCATTCCACAGGGGTATAAGCTGGAAACTACTTTACCTTCCTTCCAGATCAATTCGGTATTTGGTGTTTATGAAAGCAAGACGATATTTAAGGATAATCAGCTTTTGTGCTCACGTAAAGTAATCCTGAACGGCGGCAGATACCCGAGTAAAGATTATACTGCCTGGATAGATTTTCTCAAAAAAATAAGGAAAGCTGATCGCGCTCAGATAGTTTTTGTCGAAAATAAGGAATGA
- a CDS encoding FAD-binding oxidoreductase: MKDTGKAVIIGGGIMGLASAYYLLKSGWKVTLVDKGDLSDNCSQGNAGMIVPSHFIPLAAPGMISKGIKWMFNSRSPFYVKPSLDFSLISWGLKFMKSATQANVERAAPFLRDYHLLSKQLYEDLAKEEGFDFGLEKKGILMLYKTEKAGEEEIHVGKDAQKLGLDVEMLSKEQVQDIEPDIKLDVLGAVHYHCDAHLYPYALFTQLLKYIKANGGEVITNAEVTGYQISGGEIKSVETSHGNIGGDLIIMTGGSWLPQLSKLAGLSIPVMPGKGYSFMEPNAEHKIVHPALLIEARVAVTPMNGHVRFGGTMELAALNNQINMNRVEGIVNSIPQYYPELNVEVPAKEKIWYGFRPCSPDGLPYLGYSKKLKNLIVAGGHGMMGISLGPATGKMVAELANRTALSANIKLYNPERYN, encoded by the coding sequence ATGAAAGATACAGGTAAAGCAGTAATTATCGGCGGTGGAATTATGGGATTGGCTTCGGCTTATTATCTCTTGAAAAGCGGGTGGAAAGTTACGCTGGTGGATAAAGGAGATTTATCAGATAATTGTTCACAGGGCAACGCGGGAATGATTGTCCCGAGCCATTTTATTCCTTTGGCAGCACCGGGAATGATCTCAAAAGGTATAAAATGGATGTTCAACAGCCGCAGTCCCTTTTATGTAAAACCATCCCTGGACTTTTCCCTGATCTCATGGGGATTGAAATTTATGAAGAGTGCGACACAAGCCAATGTAGAACGTGCCGCACCATTTCTGAGAGATTATCACTTGCTGAGCAAGCAGTTGTATGAAGATCTTGCCAAAGAAGAAGGGTTCGATTTTGGTCTGGAAAAGAAAGGCATCCTCATGCTTTACAAAACAGAAAAAGCAGGTGAAGAGGAAATTCATGTAGGAAAAGATGCGCAAAAACTGGGTCTGGATGTAGAAATGCTTTCCAAAGAACAGGTGCAGGATATTGAACCTGATATAAAACTGGATGTGTTGGGTGCTGTTCATTATCATTGCGACGCGCATTTATATCCATATGCATTATTTACCCAGCTTTTGAAATATATTAAAGCGAATGGGGGAGAAGTAATTACCAATGCCGAAGTGACGGGATATCAAATTAGCGGCGGGGAAATAAAATCCGTTGAAACCAGTCATGGAAATATAGGTGGCGACCTTATAATTATGACGGGCGGCTCCTGGCTTCCGCAGCTTTCTAAACTGGCTGGTTTGTCGATTCCTGTCATGCCCGGAAAAGGTTATTCTTTTATGGAGCCCAATGCTGAACACAAAATTGTACATCCGGCATTACTGATCGAAGCGCGCGTGGCAGTTACGCCTATGAATGGCCATGTTCGTTTTGGCGGCACTATGGAACTGGCAGCTTTAAACAACCAGATCAATATGAACCGTGTAGAAGGAATTGTAAATTCTATTCCTCAGTATTATCCTGAGCTGAATGTGGAAGTTCCTGCCAAAGAAAAGATCTGGTATGGTTTCCGGCCATGTTCACCTGATGGATTGCCGTATCTGGGATATAGTAAAAAACTAAAAAACCTGATCGTTGCGGGCGGTCATGGTATGATGGGGATCAGTTTGGGGCCGGCAACCGGAAAAATGGTGGCCGAGCTGGCAAACAGAACTGCGCTTTCTGCGAATATTAAACTTTATAATCCTGAAAGATATAATTAA